From a single Bacteroidales bacterium genomic region:
- the nqrF gene encoding NADH:ubiquinone reductase (Na(+)-transporting) subunit F yields the protein MILLASQLTTIGISMALFLIVILFLVTILLFAKKKLLPQGNVTIDINGEEKIEASPGSSLLATLSGQKIFLPSACGGGGTCGMCKCQVTEGGGSILPTEVGFFTRKQIQQDWRLGCQVKVRSDMKIQVPEEVLGIKKWECEVVSNRNVASFIKEFVVKLPEGETLNFKSGGYIQIDVPKYSMEFKNIDVEDRFRPEWDKFKLWDLKMNNTEETYRAYSMANHPAEGNIVMLNIRIATPPWDRAKNNWANVPPGICSSYIFSLKPGDKVMVSGPYGEFFIKDTKREMLYIGGGAGMAPLRSHLFHLFHTLKTTDRKVSYWYGARSKGEIFYEEDFRAIEKKFPNFTFNIALSEPRPEDNWTGYTGFIHQVIYDNYLSRHEAPEDIEYYMCGPGPMAAAVIKMLDDLGVPKEMLAFDDFG from the coding sequence ATGATTTTGTTAGCCTCACAATTGACCACCATAGGTATCAGTATGGCATTATTTCTTATTGTGATATTGTTCTTGGTAACGATTTTGCTGTTTGCCAAGAAAAAATTACTGCCCCAGGGTAATGTTACCATTGATATTAATGGAGAAGAAAAAATAGAGGCATCTCCGGGTTCATCTTTGTTGGCCACCTTGTCAGGACAGAAAATATTTTTGCCGTCAGCATGTGGCGGAGGCGGAACCTGTGGAATGTGTAAATGCCAGGTAACAGAAGGTGGTGGGAGCATTTTACCTACAGAAGTCGGGTTTTTTACCCGCAAACAGATACAACAGGATTGGCGTTTGGGATGTCAGGTAAAAGTACGTAGCGATATGAAAATACAGGTTCCTGAAGAAGTCTTGGGGATCAAGAAATGGGAATGTGAAGTCGTATCGAATCGTAATGTGGCTTCTTTCATCAAGGAATTTGTGGTAAAACTGCCTGAAGGAGAAACCCTGAACTTTAAGTCGGGTGGATATATCCAGATTGATGTACCTAAATATAGTATGGAATTTAAGAATATCGATGTGGAAGATCGTTTCCGTCCCGAATGGGATAAATTTAAACTGTGGGATCTTAAAATGAACAATACGGAAGAAACCTACCGTGCTTATTCCATGGCCAACCATCCTGCAGAAGGGAACATCGTGATGCTGAACATCCGTATTGCCACTCCTCCCTGGGATAGGGCTAAAAACAACTGGGCAAATGTGCCTCCGGGCATCTGCTCGTCATATATTTTCTCCCTGAAACCGGGTGATAAGGTGATGGTTTCCGGACCTTACGGGGAATTCTTCATCAAGGATACCAAACGTGAAATGTTGTATATCGGTGGTGGCGCAGGTATGGCTCCTCTGCGTTCGCATCTGTTCCACCTGTTCCATACCTTGAAAACAACTGACAGGAAAGTATCGTACTGGTATGGTGCCCGTTCGAAAGGTGAGATTTTCTATGAAGAAGATTTCCGTGCCATTGAAAAGAAATTCCCGAATTTCACATTCAATATCGCCTTGAGCGAACCCCGCCCGGAAGATAATTGGACAGGTTATACAGGCTTTATCCATCAGGTAATTTATGACAATTACCTGAGCAGGCATGAGGCTCCCGAAGATATCGAATACTACATGTGCGGCCCCGGACCTATGGCTGCGGCAGTAATCAAAATGCTTGACGATCTTGGTGTACCGAAGGAAATGTTGGCATTTGATGATTTTGGTTAA
- the nqrE gene encoding NADH:ubiquinone reductase (Na(+)-transporting) subunit E has protein sequence MENLFSIFIKSIFVDNMIFAYFLGMCSYLAVSKTVKTSMGLGLAVTFVLLITVPVNYLLENYVLKAGALSWLNPSMADVDLSFLSFIMFIAVIASIVQLVEMVVEKFSPSLYSSLGIFLPLIAVNCAIMGASLFMQEREYSNIGEATSFALGSGIGWWLAIIGLAAIREKTSYSQIPKPLRGLGITFIITGLMGIAFMSFLGIKI, from the coding sequence ATGGAAAATCTGTTTAGCATATTTATCAAGTCGATTTTTGTCGATAACATGATTTTTGCATACTTTCTGGGTATGTGTTCTTACCTGGCGGTATCCAAAACTGTAAAGACATCAATGGGCTTAGGTCTGGCGGTAACATTTGTGTTATTGATCACTGTACCGGTCAATTATCTGCTCGAAAATTACGTGTTAAAAGCCGGAGCGCTCAGTTGGCTTAACCCATCGATGGCAGATGTCGACCTTAGCTTTCTGAGTTTTATCATGTTTATCGCAGTTATTGCATCCATTGTTCAATTAGTGGAAATGGTGGTGGAAAAATTTTCTCCTTCCCTGTACTCATCATTAGGAATTTTCCTTCCCCTGATTGCGGTAAACTGCGCCATTATGGGAGCTTCTCTTTTCATGCAGGAACGCGAATATTCCAATATCGGCGAAGCAACTTCTTTTGCTTTAGGTTCCGGTATCGGCTGGTGGTTGGCTATTATCGGCCTGGCAGCGATCCGGGAAAAGACCAGTTATTCGCAGATTCCGAAACCCCTTCGTGGACTGGGCATTACTTTCATCATCACAGGATTGATGGGGATTGCTTTTATGAGCTTTTTAGGGATTAAGATATAA
- the nqrC gene encoding NADH:ubiquinone reductase (Na(+)-transporting) subunit C, with translation MKNFSNLYIFLFSSALVLIVAAALSFTALTLKPLQDKNVEIERQRNILSALQVESTAEDAEAKYNKYIKQSVVIKSNGSIVEGEIAKDIDLKKQNQKPVDERLLPIYIAEKDGKSYIVIPVRGTGLWGPIWGNVALDNDMSTIYGVNFDHSGETPGLGAEINTSGFQQQFVNKQIFDSSSKFVSVKVEKPGTYTPDNHTVDAISGGTITSKGLQDMLKNSLEPYQTYFSQHKSN, from the coding sequence ATGAAAAATTTCAGTAATTTATACATTTTCCTGTTCTCATCGGCACTGGTACTGATTGTTGCTGCGGCGCTTTCATTTACTGCGCTCACTCTGAAGCCTTTGCAGGATAAAAATGTGGAAATAGAACGTCAGCGCAACATTCTCTCTGCTTTACAGGTAGAATCGACCGCCGAAGATGCAGAAGCCAAATACAACAAATACATCAAGCAAAGTGTTGTGATCAAATCCAACGGTTCTATTGTTGAAGGAGAAATAGCCAAGGATATTGATTTGAAAAAACAAAACCAGAAACCTGTGGACGAGCGGTTGTTGCCCATATATATAGCTGAAAAAGATGGGAAATCGTACATCGTAATTCCTGTAAGAGGAACCGGACTATGGGGACCTATCTGGGGCAATGTAGCATTGGATAATGATATGAGCACCATCTACGGGGTTAATTTTGACCATAGTGGAGAAACACCAGGATTAGGGGCAGAAATCAATACTTCAGGATTCCAGCAGCAATTTGTCAATAAGCAGATTTTTGACTCTTCCAGTAAATTCGTATCGGTAAAAGTGGAAAAACCGGGAACATACACACCCGATAATCATACGGTAGATGCCATATCTGGCGGAACCATTACCAGTAAAGGATTGCAGGACATGTTAAAAAACAGTCTTGAACCATATCAAACCTATTTTTCACAACATAAATCGAACTAA
- a CDS encoding NADH:ubiquinone reductase (Na(+)-transporting) subunit D → MSVFSSKKLKPLLEPIWKDNPVTIQVLGICSALAVTVKLEPALVMAISVTAVTGCSNFVISLLRNYIPNSIRIIVQLVVIAALVIIVDQILKAYAYEVSKQLSVFVGLIITNCILMGRLEAFAMANKPIPSLLDGIGNGAGYGLILVIVAFFRELFGSGALLGYQIIPEAVYNFGYRDNGLMILPPMALIIVGVIIWIQRAYTKEEVK, encoded by the coding sequence ATGAGTGTTTTTTCATCAAAGAAATTAAAACCGTTGTTAGAGCCCATCTGGAAAGATAATCCGGTGACCATACAGGTATTGGGTATTTGTTCGGCATTAGCGGTAACCGTCAAGTTAGAGCCTGCTTTGGTCATGGCTATATCTGTAACTGCTGTTACAGGATGTTCGAACTTTGTTATCTCACTTTTACGTAATTATATCCCCAATAGTATTCGTATCATTGTACAACTGGTGGTGATTGCGGCATTGGTAATTATTGTCGACCAGATACTGAAAGCCTATGCCTACGAAGTAAGTAAACAGCTATCAGTATTTGTGGGTTTGATCATCACCAACTGTATCCTTATGGGACGTCTCGAGGCCTTTGCCATGGCAAACAAACCTATTCCTTCTTTGTTAGATGGTATAGGAAACGGTGCCGGGTACGGACTGATATTGGTTATAGTCGCTTTTTTCCGTGAATTGTTTGGTTCGGGAGCTTTGTTGGGATACCAGATCATTCCCGAGGCTGTTTATAATTTCGGTTACCGTGATAATGGCCTGATGATCCTTCCACCTATGGCCCTGATTATAGTAGGGGTGATTATCTGGATACAACGCGCCTATACAAAAGAAGAAGTAAAATAA